The Pyrenophora tritici-repentis strain M4 chromosome 8, whole genome shotgun sequence genome contains a region encoding:
- a CDS encoding AAA-27 multi-domain protein: MPSKTSCPISELDRALSSYVNSREDTLRIRRTLSKYLISSLRPVTAATQNQHLNHECPQGLAVANTNPPGLKDTRLDYLQALRARNQALARHRELQASLEQLRDRHVDENPTQPESEYDNDVTRSYVSLLRQRRRYAELQVIQESLEKLLSAKPSNASADPRDLIKSAIGEQPDLPVERLEHLSQAEDDQASIFKLKQEVLEARASMERAQAASNKALEETRQEPSLQAQVYALEQARNEIVDWVQGELAKMEEETTFPEDASPMKRPVTSAAPVDLAFAETQVRESYNKYTATRARLLEIYASFQQPLDIPSLTQDSAPISKLLPHLPHLSQIANNERALLQQSVYLETQIAAADQDIQDTLLRLAGESHLLPPAGSKDVAAWGKTAREAETATDEFVKARLGESRKEVGGVKTIVELCSLQGRVLEAV, from the exons ATGCCATCCAAAACATCATgtccaatttccgagctCGACCGAGCATTATCCTCGTATGTGAACTCGCGGGAGGATACATTGAGGATCCGCCGGACGCTGTCAAAATACCTCATATCGAGCTTGAGGCCCGTCACCGCAGCAACACAGAATCAGCACTTAAATCATGAGTGTCCCCAAGGTCTTGCCGTAGCCAATACAAACCCACCAGGCTTGAAAGACACGCGCCTGGACTATCTCCAAGCTCTGCGCGCTAGGAACCAGGCCCTAGCTAGACATCGCGAACTCCAGGCTTCGCTAGAGCAGCTACGGGATCGTCATGTGGACGAGAACCCCACGCAACCAGAGTCGGAATACGACAATGACGTCACGCGTAGTTATGTGTCTTTATTGCGACAGCGCCGACGCTATGCAGAGCTTCAGGTAATCCAAGAGTCTCTTGAGAAGCTTCTGAGCGCGAAGCCTTCAAATGCTTCAGCGGACCCGCGAGACCTGATCAAAAGCGCAATTGGCGAACAACCAGACCTGCCTGTAGAGAGATTAGAGCACCTCTCACAAGCCGAAGATGATCAGGCCAGCATCTTCAAGCTCAAGCAGGAGGTACTCGAGGCAAGAGCAAGCATGGAACGAGCCCAAGCAGCAAGTAACAAGGCGCTAGAGGAAACCCGACAAGAACCCAGCCTACAGGCCCAAGTCTACGCCCTAGAACAAGCGAGAAACGAGATCGTAGACTGGGTTCAAGGCGAATTAGCCAAGATGGAAGAAGAAACCACCTTTCCGGAAGACGCCTCGCCCATGAAGCGCCCAGTGACTTCAGCCGCGCCCGTCGATCTTGCTTTTGCAGAGACCCAGGTGCGCGAGTCATACAACAAATACACAGCCACTCGCGCGCGTTTACTTGAAATATACGCGAGTTTCCAACAGCCGCTGGACATCCCATCACTCACCCAAGACAGCGCT CCCATTTCAAAACTCCTTCCCCACCTCCCTCACCTCTCCCAAATCGCAAACAACGAGCGCGCCCTCCTTCAGCAATCTGTCTACCTGGAAACCCAAATCGCAGCCGCAGACCAGGACATTCAAGATACGTTACTTCGTCTCGCAGGCGAAAGCCACCTCCTGCCGCCCGCCGGCTCCAAGGACGTTGCCGCGTGGGGTAAGACCGCGAGGGAGGCTGAGACTGCCACGGACGAGTTTGTGAAGGCAAGGTTGGGAGAGAGTAGAAAGGAGGTCGGGGGTGTGAAGACGATTGTGGAGCTGTGCTCATTACAGGGAAGGGTTTTGGAGGCTGTATGA